tagctgatactagagatctggggatggatgatgaagggtcttcatggtggttttcagccctggagggctggctgtattagttatggagctggtggggttagtgtagacctctaggttttccgttttttctttgaatGAGACTTTGGCTGAGCCGTGCTGTCGTCGGAGTTTCACGAGGTGGTCTCCATGAGAAGTTCTTGTACGGAGTAGGTGTATTTGTGGTGCGGCGGTTACGAGTTAGAAGAGGACGGGTTACGACCTGCAAcgtgtccgccacaagagtaccacgggggtaaaggaccggcgagacatcaggaacgaacttacccgcaatcttgcggacacGCTTCcatatctgcggcagaggagtttcggacgtaatggtggaaacatgagACTTCCAACACTCACGCTTAGCTGTACGAATGGTCAGCGTCGAAGATGGTCTCatgagaaaggaggagggcgcgagggagaggtcagagagcagcacggagggtaaataggttgTAGTCCGCCTTagtaaactgccacctagggaaggagaggggagggtgaagagAAAAAggcaacaaggatggggaaaatgGTTACTGCAATGGAGATCATCAAGAACCCGAAACGTGAAAAACatgtaaagagacgacgagcagagagaaagatcaagacaggaaagggtgcgagaccgagagtccaaatgagtgagctcacgagaattcagaagagacagggaggaagagaggatgaacggtttgagaaggcgaccccgggtgtttgtcaggctatggccccagagggaatgtcgacaattgaaatcacccagcaggagcaccggctctggcaaagAGTCCGTTGGGTGCTTAAGATCGGGAAGAAAAAGCGGGACATTTGGAGGGAGATAAAGGGAacgtaccatttacgcacaaagacacgtgcaacagaacattggagaggcgacAGAAAAAGCAAAGGGGGACGAACGGAACATCAGAACGAGTCAAGAGAGCGGAGAAGAggaacgggtgggggggggggggagagaaaggaatagtcacggaagcgaccaggacgagcaccaagcatcggctcctggagacagacacaaaggggcgaaaacttcgAAATCCGAAGTTGGCATAATattcacgaatattccattgaagaatagacatcgacaagaagagaaaggacagcaacagaggacAATGGAGCGAGTGTGTCGGAggcagggggcgaggaagaatgtgaagccttcttacccgccggggaggagagagaggagacaggcttATGGTTCCGACTCAAAGAGACCGGCATCCCAGCAATGTACCGGGCAACAGATTCAAGCGTCTCACCAGGAGCAGCAGAACGATTGCAAACACGATGGCCgctgggagagtgatggacatcagctcGCACTAACAGGCGGCGTGGGGAGCTAAGAGATgggggagaaggatgggaaggaggataggAGGGAGACGAAGAAGACAGGAGACGAGATAGACTGGGCAGAAAGGGGAACCCCCAGACAGAACCATGAGGGGGACTAGCGTAGAACTGAAAGGAACAGAGGCGGCGGCGGTGGGCGTGTCTGAGTCTAAGGCCAGGAAACGATtgagagactgaggaaggcgAAGGGACTGATGGCAACgatcacgagggggacgagtaaatgtatctacctggaggacagaatggcctttggCTTCGAGGATATACCAATCATCACCGTGACAGTTCTGCagattcctaacaccggtcgcaacatggggtgggaggagaagtgCCAACACCGGCATTCAACAGAGCGATCTTTGAGACCCGAGCAGGGGTCTTGCCACGGCAGGACAAGGCGGCCAAGCAGGTTGCTGCATCCtgaaaaggagcagcaacaaaTGTACAGAGActggtggggttgaaagtaacaggcatctactgaatcaacgagGTGTCTATGGAGGAAGAAATCAGGTGGTGTAGAAcccagagggaggagatcaaagtatttggcccacgaagcgggaccaaacaaggcctggtaCGCATCAGTATGGGGAGGGATCGCGCAAGTGCGGCCATGGAGTGGACTGCGTTGAGATCCACCAGAGAGAAGGGGGTTAAAACGCATTGTCACAATGAGAGCGAGCCGTGCGAGGGGaaagaggtggtcaccactggggggagTGTGACTcgaaccaaccacagaggagggagggagagcagaGGGAAGTagtcaggatggtcaaaggaggagcaaggttggggcccaatgcagcgagagctacagagcccggtccgactcggggggggggggggggggggactttgtcGCCCACCTAACGAGCAAGAAGGTACAAACGGAACAGAATGAGACACGAGACAAGAAATTATTTTCATTCACGAATGGgcccccatcccccccacactcaccacggaGCCACATTTAGAGGCAGGACACAGATGCGAGATGTTGCCGGGGCTCCCTagaggtgcgtcgtgagtatacgccccacaaacgccaccttaagaaccgtcagtccgtcgagatcgggttaagTGACGAAAAGagcattgacaataaaagggttccCTCGCTCGAGCCGtttggtactacagttctacgggtgcaagaatatgccgcctcaaacacccgggcatcaaaacaaaAGGCCAAAaagaatcaaaacaggcaaaaggtcggtgGGAAATGACAATTGGAAAGGAGAAAAAGATAAGGGAAAGTCATCCAACAGAATtcgtgaggacagcagcaggagcataaggccacagAAGCACTGTACCAAGGAGCATCACTCCAAcatccgcccaccaagccccctcacagcagcagcgagccagATAGGGACGGGATGTTAAATAAACAAGCATTCTGTAAAGTACTTTATTTCGAAGTACATAAAGTAAATAAATGTTCTGGCACTTGTACATTTGTAACAAAGGTAATTTTTAGAGCAGCTCAAGGCACTCTTAAACTAAAAATTTAAAAGACCAGCGTACAAGATCAAACAATTTGCTCTACCAATAAAGTAGACTATAAATTCTTGTTCCATTTCAGTATTGGCACAACTCTCAATTTCTACTAAACATTTCACATTAGTCTGCCTAGTAGATGACCACTCACTAGAGATTTGCACATTTACTCTATATTCACAAGTTTAGCCGACGTATTTCAATAAGTACAATATCTACCAGCATCGACCATAGAAGACTAGAATTAAGTAGTCTTCCATCATACTTTGAAAAGGTATTTGATGTTTTACTTTAATCTAACGCAAAGAATTTTAGTGAAGCACTTACAGGTCTGCTGGCTACATGCCGGCCGTCAATGCTATAGACTATGATGTTTACATTCTAAATCAATTTATATCTACACTATACCAGCCAGCAATGTGTAGCAATTACAAAAGTACATTTTACAATGCTTTCTAAACCATGACTAACATGACATCACAAATACATTGTCTGCTCACAAGGAACCCTGGAAACCATGTAGAGAATAATTATGTCTGATTAAGACCTTAGAGCAGGAATCTACTAGTTCCTTTATGTGACCCGACAGGGTTGTGAATCACATTGTACCGTGCTGCAGGAAGCGCATGCTAGACTATAGTGCACTTAAAAACCTTGTTATATCCGAATAATTCAGTATTTTTAAAGGTAATTGGTAAAACAAGTTACTAAAATACATGATAGCAAGAGAAATTTGAGcggactaaaattacacaatgtaATGTATTTTTTCTAGGAACAGCATTGCTGTATTTAAAATATGAAGGTTATTGCTGTATTTAAAATATGAACAGTCGAACCACTGTCTTTCTCCTTCAtgcatttgggcaaaatgtataaACTCCCAAATGCCAGATAATGGACACTAAAGACACTCAAGATGCCAAATACAGTTAAAATGACCTGTGGAAGAGGCACGAGTTATAGTTTAAGTTCTTCCTCCACACCTTAGGCTAGAAAAGGCTTTTTAGCCTCTAAACTGCCCATTTGTCCACATACTTCCCTATTGCCCCAGTGACACATTACACTTAAACCCTTAAAGTGCTaaggagggagaggttaacaaatgTTAAAATTAAAAATCTGAATCCTACTTTGGGTTCACTTTACAATAAAATACCAATAAAATGTCAAGCACGAGCTCTTAAAATCTTGTCGATTAGTCTTATTGGAGATCCTACTAGGTTTGAAAGTTTTGATAACTATGGCGTCTAGCCATTTTTCAAAATCTTTTTTCTGAGCCAATCATGTGTTTATACCAAGTTCCCTTCTCCAAACCAACAAAGAAAATCTGCCTTGACAGGCATCACGTTCTCCAATGCCACAGACTTGGTAAGTTTTGTCCATCTGAAGTTCTTGCAGCATCAAGTTCTCCCACAAACGGCCAGTGTTACATGCTGAAACATTATAATAATGACTTATTTAAATGACCACAAAACATttaaatattaagttcctttgttAAAAAAGTGTATATAGTCGACCCGGGAACCACCGATTACACCCGttatcgcacttgcttatagtctatTTGGCTTATTCACAAGTGCATGCGAGACTAATTTATGATATTTGGTTTACCTTTAAATTCTGAGTAGAAAATACTGATCGAACCTAACCTTAGTAGGTTAAGATTAcagttagtactgaacctatacttatattgatattacagcttTTTAAAAATagctaaactaaaatatttaaataaattttaaagcaattcatgatattgtcaaattttgtacaaaatctattgtttaataaaacaggAAGACTTTGCATCTAAAAAAAATATAGATTTGAATAAgtcacatatatacttatttacAAGCCAAATAGTgattaagcaataagtcatatgtgCCGTCTAGTGGGTCGACTGGTTACCCCATATATATTTAAGAAAAAATTGCAATTACGAGTAAATCATATACAGGCCAGTCATATATATAAAGTATTTGTTCAGAAAATTAGAATAAGCCTCCCCTTTATTATGAAAATATCAGGGGGCCCCAACAAGAAATTTATAGCCTAGTGGACCGAAGTTACTCGGTTACAAAAGTTTTCCCAAAATAGGAAGCTAGAGCCAAAATAGCCAAGACAAGAATTGGTTCACCACAACGCGATATTTAATCTAGTTTGAAACAGTTGCCACAAAGAATACTTACAAGTCTCAAGAACCGATGGCAGGTACTTGGCCGTTTATTATACCAGTAATTTCCAGTAAATTTATCTGGAACATCACTATTGAAGCTTTTCTTTGGCAATTCATTGCTCAGGCGAAACAAAActggtgaaaaaaaaaaataagtggaGAAACTTATAGAAAAAACATTTGTGCAGAATCTAGTTCCCACCCTCCCCCTGAATACAAGAAAGAAACCATATTCTTCATATCTTGGCAAAGCCACTATTTCTATTTAAAATATGCTAGGCATCTAAAccctaaaaaaattaaaaagttaCTTTACAAAAGGCTCCACTACTTGGCCCAAGTCAATTTTTCTTCATACAATATTGTAACTTATGCCTTTAGTTAGCAACCATTTCTAATTGGATAAGAAAACTGGTTACAAACTTTTTAACTTCCAATAATTGAAAGTTCACTGTATAATCTTACCTTTTTTATGCACTTCAGCAGTTAAGAACTTTAGCCACAGGAAGATCACCGTTTATTCCATCTAGCATAGTTCATTTTCTTGGGCTGTGGCCTCTAATCATCTACACTAGAATCTGAATACTCTAGTAGTGGAGGACTTGGCAATGGTACTGGTCCTCCAATGAGCAACAGAGTCACGAAGAGGAGGCGTGAGCGCCAATGCCAATGCTGACTGGACAACGAGTCACTGGTTTGTGAAGGTGGAGTTCTATCCATTAATGGCTCTTGTGGTGTAGACGCTTGCTCAGGCACGACAGGAGCCCGAGCCTCATCATTGAATAAAATGTTCCTAGCAGAAGATTGTCTCATAATTATCTCTACATAATAATCTATTATTTGTAAaggtgtaaaggattgagaggcACTGCTCTGAGTGCTGTTACCTGGAGAGAAATCCCCCAAACCTGGTGCCAGGCCAGGCCCGGCAACGGGTCGCTCCCGGCTCTCAGGCCTGGCGGCGTGCCGCTTCCGGCTCCCAGGCCTGGCGGCACTCTGGTGCCTAACAGGAGAATCCACCACGCCGGGTGTCAAGGGGGCACAGGGGTACCGATCTGCGACTACAGGACCGGTCATATGCCGCTCCCTAATGTCAGGCCCAGCGGCGTGCCGCTCCCGGCCCAGAGACCCAGTGGCATCCCCAACCAGAGGCCCGGCGGCGTCCCCATCATCTGCCAAAGGCTCTGCGGTGTGCCGCTCCCGGCTCCCAGGCCCGGCGGCGTCCCCATCCTCTGCCAAAGGCTCGGCGGTGTGCCGCTTCCGGCTCCCAGGCCTGGCGGCACTCTGGTGCCTAACAGGAGAATCCACCACGCCGGGTGTCAAGGGAGCACAGGGGTACCGATCTGCAACCACAGGACCAGTCATGTGCCGCTCCCGTATGCGAGGCCCAGCGGCGTGCCGCTCCCGACACCCAGTGGCATCCCCGGCTAGAGGCTCGGCGGCGTCCCCATCCTCAGCCAGAGGCCCGGCGGCGTCCCCATCCTCGGCCAGAGGCCCGGCGGCGTCCCCATCCTCGGCCAGAGGCCCGGCGGTGTCCCCATCCTTGGCCAGAGGCCCGGCGGTGTCCCCATCCTTGGCCAGAGGCCCGGCGGTGTCCCCATCCTTGGCCAGAGGCCCGGCGGTGTCCCCATCCTCGGCCAGAGGCCCGGCGGTGTCCCCATCCTCGGCCAGAGGCCCGGCGGTGTCCCCATCCTCGGCCAGAGGCCCGGCGGTGTCCCCATCCTCGGCCAGAGGCCCGGCGGTGTCCCCATCCTCGGCCAGAGGCCCGGCGGTGTCCCCATCCTCGGCCAGAGGCCCGGCGGTGTCCCCATCCTCGGCCAGAGGCCTGGCAGCGTGCCGCTTCCGGCTCCCAGGCCCGGCAGCACTCGGGTGCCTAACAGGAGAACAATCTACCACGCTGGTAGTCAAGGGAGCACAGGGGTACCGATCTGCAACCACAGGACCAGTCATGTGCCGCTCCCTGATGCGAGGCCCGGCGGTGTGCCGCTCCCTGCCCAGAGACCCAGTGGCATCCCCGGCTAGACGCCCGGCGGCGTCCCCATCCTCGGCCAGAGGCCCGGCGGCGTCCCCATCATCTGCCAAAGGCCTGGCGGCGTGCCGCTTCCGGCTCGCTGGCCTGGCAACACTCGGGTGACTAACAGGAGAACAATCCACCACGCCGGTTGTCAAGGGAGCACAGGGGTACCGATCTGCGACTACAGGACCAGTCATATGCGGCTCCCTGCCCCGTGACCCAGCGGCATCCCCGGCCAGAAGCCCGGCGGCGTGCCGCTCCCGAGACCCAGTGGCATCCCCGGCCAGAGGCCCGGCGGCGTCCCCATCCTCTGCCAGAGGCCCAGCAGCGTCCCCGGCCGCAGGCGCGGCAGCAACAGTCGGGCGCCGAACTCGTCGCTTACGACCACGCTTGCGTCTATCAGACTTTCCAGGCTTCGTTGACACAGTCGAGAGAGTTTCCTCCCGCTTTTGCAAGGCAGCTGGGTTATCCGCCTTTGCATGTTTCTTATTCTTTGCGAGTACTCCAGGGGCCCCGGCACCAGCCTCCCCAGGTCCAGGGGCCCCGGCGCCAGCCTCCCCAGGTCCAGGGGCCCCGGCATCGCCCCCCGAAGTTCCAGAATCCCCAGTACCACCACCGGAGGCCCCAGCACCAGTGGCCCCAGCACCAGAGGCACCAgaggcaccagcagcaccagaggcaccagtgtccccagcaccaccagaggcaccagtgtccccagcaccaccagaggcaccagtggccccagcaccagaggcaccagtggccccagcaccaccagaggcaccagcACCGGAGGCCTCAGCACCAGAGGCCCCAGCACCACCAGTGGCCCCAgcaccaccagaggcaccagtGGCCCCAGCACCACAGGCACCAGtggccccagcaccaccaccggccccagcacCGGAGGCCTCAGCATCTAACAGCTGATTAGTGCTCGTGTTCTGTCCAGGAACCAAATTATCACGCACTTCAACTTCACCGTACGCGTCTTCGTCAGCATCATGCCAGTCGTCAGGGTCGAGGCCTGAAACGGACTCCAGCCAACACCTAGACGCGTCGTTCCGAGACGACATCGATTCTGCATCCTGCCAAACCTGGATATCGTTTTTCCAGGTGTTAAGTAGTTCACTTGGGTACGCGTAGCGTGTCTCCAGGCCACTTTCCATCATATCTCTGTAGTCGCAATTATCTGCACGATGGACTGCATTCAAGTTATTCTTTGTAGATTCATCTTCAATTTTATTAGTTTGTGTCAGTAAGCAATTTTCTAAAATATTTCCTTCCATTCTTGTCTTTTCAAGACTTATGCCTTTAATACTTTTAAAACCTTCCATGGTTTGGAGTAGCTGCCCTGGTTCTAACAATCCTATGGACTCTTCGAAGTTAAATAACTTTTGTCTCTTAAATACATTTTGTAGTCTACTGTCCAAGCGTCCACGAATACCCGTCAAGGGTGATTCTGCAAGATAAAAATTACTATAGATTAACTTCATACAAACCATGAAGGTAAGAATTAAGTTTTCTTCTTTTAACCCGATAAGTTTATTTACCTTTGCTAGGTCTGAATTATCCTGCCGAACTAAATTGTTCGCTCACATCCCACGTTAGATAAATACATTTAAAAATTACCCTTTTAATCAATCAAAACTTTACTTACGATGCATGGAAGTATTATTTGATTCAGGTAATATTTATTTCAATGTAATTACCCCGACATCCCACCGAGGAAACCATCACTTGACAAGTACAGCTGTAACCGTCACGTAGGGTGACGACTAGTTAACCTAAGTATATTGTACCCAGCACATCATACCTCTTGTATAAATATCAGCAGCAACAACTTACCATTACGAAGGACTAAAATACACATCTTAAAATAGGATTCCAACGGTTGCTGGAGAATAAAAGGCCTAAGGATGAGCGAGGGGCAGAGAGCTCCAACAAGTGTCTCCACTGTACTCTCGGGAAGAAGTGTACAGACCAACGCTGACCACCAGCGAGGACAACAATTAAAGTAAGCGGTAAAGAAACTGTGTGATGATCTGCGTCACGTGGCCACTTTCTGTTTTTGCCCTCaatcaatagatggcgctgtcgatgGACCTGTCACCACAGTCAAATTAGAAGCTTTATTCCCTAAATGATTTATAATTAAGAAAGTTTATATAATATTACAGTACATTAATTACATGTCATAATAACATTATAGCAAGTAGACATTGTCATTATCAGAATCTTAAACTGTATTACAGATGGTGAAACATCAGAGATTTGTACAGTTGAACAAGGACTTTCTTTTCCTTAAGTCAAACGTTGGTTTTACTATTCCCAGGGTTTGGTTGGCCATTATTTTCAGGTTCTACCTTTTGGGCAACTTTTAAAGCCAGCAGGCTTACAGAGACAAGCCGCCTGTAGAGAGCCAGCAGGCTTACAGAGCCAAGCCGCCTGTAGAGAGCCAGCAGGCTTACAGAGACAAGCCGCCTGTAGAGAGCCAGCAGGATTACAGAGACAAGCCGCCTGTAGAGTAAAAAGAGCGGGAAAGGAAGCCGTGTGACAGTATAGGCGAGAATCGCCCCTTGGCATCAAAGCAGGAATTATTACCTGTAGCAATTGCCATTGTAGACGAGTTTGGGATATTGTAACCTATACATGTTTGGGTGACATTACCAAAGAGTTTAGTTTGTTGTTTAATAGACACGGGTACAGCAGTCTGATATTGTAAGTGTAATGACGTGTTGTTGGttagttccaaggggttgtcatagccagggggtggtaatggggggacgagctcccatgacctataaaatgctcctatacggcatgcgtctccaatagcccctgacaaccaagtccaactcctggcctgcacgggtggcttagtctttaagtccggcggaactgcttttaccgacaggagaaggggcgagacgggcctctggcgccttaaaaccagctgctccgggtagatgggactcgatagcctgggaaggcagcccatctaggggaaggaaaaccctgattttaaaccttcgctgccttgcggccatacctccTTTTTGGGAAAggtttcaggagtcaacctcgaggaaaaatccagagttggagcccctaaggcagtttattgttgacgtcgacctcgttctggcagctcctgcgacggtgctggaaccatgtgtattggcatttgcctttctattggataatgtcagcaacgtggagaggggggacctgctgcatgggtaagtaaataagtaattatcaaaagaaggcaccaaaccgggaaggctatgtagcaccatcaaaaacgcaaaataatcagagggcgctaaatatcaccatgctgcatgggtaacagcttctcctccttatctagctacccaggctttgcgccctgtcagggcgcaactccatagtcttccgagactgaaggatgcctactactactaatgACGTGTTATGAGAGCTGAGACGAGGCCTGGAGCAGACAGCAGAGTGAGaccgggggtgggggtgtgtagagCTCCGATGCGGGACGAGAGCGAGTCTTCTCTGTGGCCAGGCTGTAGCGTCTTGCAAGAGTAGGAAACTAGACTCGAGTGTTAAATTGTTGTGAGTGAATGTGATGGTGTTGAACACCTGAAGTATATACAGAACGTCAGTCACTGAACCGCTGCTGGAGTGACTGTCgacgctcctgttgttgttgttgtcttagattcagct
Above is a window of Procambarus clarkii isolate CNS0578487 chromosome 3, FALCON_Pclarkii_2.0, whole genome shotgun sequence DNA encoding:
- the LOC123760842 gene encoding collagen alpha-1(I) chain-like, with product MCILVLRNESPLTGIRGRLDSRLQNVFKRQKLFNFEESIGLLEPGQLLQTMEGFKSIKGISLEKTRMEGNILENCLLTQTNKIEDESTKNNLNAVHRADNCDYRDMMESGLETRYAYPSELLNTWKNDIQVWQDAESMSSRNDASRCWLESVSGLDPDDWHDADEDAYGEVEVRDNLVPGQNTSTNQLLDAEASGAGAGGGAGATGACGAGATGASGGAGATGGAGASGAEASGAGASGGAGATGASGAGATGASGGAGDTGASGGAGDTGASGAAGASGASGAGATGAGASGGGTGDSGTSGGDAGAPGPGEAGAGAPGPGEAGAGAPGVLAKNKKHAKADNPAALQKREETLSTVSTKPGKSDRRKRGRKRRVRRPTVAAAPAAGDAAGPLAEDGDAAGPLAGDATGSRERHAAGLLAGDAAGSRGREPHMTGPVVADRYPCAPLTTGVVDCSPVSHPSVARPASRKRHAARPLADDGDAAGPLAEDGDAAGRLAGDATGSLGRERHTAGPRIRERHMTGPVVADRYPCAPLTTSVVDCSPVRHPSAAGPGSRKRHAARPLAEDGDTAGPLAEDGDTAGPLAEDGDTAGPLAEDGDTAGPLAEDGDTAGPLAEDGDTAGPLAEDGDTAGPLAKDGDTAGPLAKDGDTAGPLAKDGDTAGPLAEDGDAAGPLAEDGDAAGPLAEDGDAAEPLAGDATGCRERHAAGPRIRERHMTGPVVADRYPCAPLTPGVVDSPVRHQSAARPGSRKRHTAEPLAEDGDAAGPGSRERHTAEPLADDGDAAGPLVGDATGSLGRERHAAGPDIRERHMTGPVVADRYPCAPLTPGVVDSPVRHQSAARPGSRKRHAARPESRERPVAGPGLAPGLGDFSPGNSTQSSASQSFTPLQIIDYYVEIIMRQSSARNILFNDEARAPVVPEQASTPQEPLMDRTPPSQTSDSLSSQHWHWRSRLLFVTLLLIGGPVPLPSPPLLEYSDSSVDD